In Vigna radiata var. radiata cultivar VC1973A chromosome 3, Vradiata_ver6, whole genome shotgun sequence, the following proteins share a genomic window:
- the LOC106757397 gene encoding probable pectinesterase 8 isoform X1 — protein MGPQSNLLSLLVALAAVFSSLYLINPIPQYLINALSPSSAYLGKPLSGNFQRHHKKHPDSGNTDSICDDFPPGIPPPDTSNTSYLCVDRKGCCNFTTVQAAVNAVPDFSVKRTIIWINSGMYYEKVMVPKTKPNITFQGQGYTSTAIAWNDTALSANGTFYSGSVQVFASNFIAKNISFMNLAPMPSPGAVGAQAVAIRVSGDQSEFKGCGFFGAQDTLHDDKGRHYFKDCYIQGSIDFIFGNARSLYVNCEIVSIANPVPVGQRSINGAVTAHGRVSGDENTGFAFVNSTVGGNGRIWLGRAWRPYSRVVFAFTSMSDIIAPEGWNDFNDPSRDQTIFYGEYNCSGSGANTNLRAPYVQKLNETQASAFLNITFIDGEQWLETSK, from the exons atggGTCCCCAAAGCAACCTTCTATCTCTTTTGGTTGCTCTGGCAGCAGTTTTTTCATCTTTGTATCTCATAAATCCAATTCCACAGTATCTCATAAATGCCTTGTCACCTTCATCTGCATACTTGGGAAAACCTTTATCAGGGAATTTCCAAAGACATCACAAGAAACACCCTGATAGTGGGAACACCGATTCTATTTGTGATGATTTTCCACCAGGAATTCCACCTCCAGATACCAGTAACACTTCGTATCTCTGTGTTGATCGAAAAGGGTGTTGTAATTTCACAACAGTACAAGCAGCCGTGAATGCAGTTCCAGATTTTAGTGTCAAAAGAACCATAATATGGATAAACAGTGGCATGTACTA TGAGAAGGTTATGGTGCCAAAAACAAAACCCAACATTACATTTCAAGGACAAGGCTATACTTCAACTGCAATTGCATGGAATGACACCGCATTATCCGCGAATGGAACGTTTTACAGTGGCTCTGTACAAGTTTTCGCCTCCAATTTCATTGCTAAGAACATAAGCTTCATG AATTTAGCACCAATGCCAAGTCCTGGAGCTGTAGGGGCACAAGCAGTAGCCATTAGAGTATCTGGAGATCAATCTGAATTTAAAGGCTGTGGATTCTTTGGAGCACAGGACACCCTTCATGATGATAAGGGTCGCCATTACTTCAAAGATTGCTATATTCAAGGCTCCATTGACTTCATATTCGGCAATGCAAGGTCCCTCTACGTG AACTGCGAAATAGTTTCTATAGCGAACCCTGTACCGGTGGGACAAAGGAGCATAAATGGCGCTGTTACAGCTCATGGTAGAGTTTCAGGTGATGAAAACACAGGGTTTGCATTTGTGAACAGTACAGTTGGAGGAAACGGTAGAATCTGGTTGGGTCGAGCATGGAGACCTTATTCTCGTGTTGTCTTTGCCTTCACATCAATGTCTGATATCATTGCTCCCGAAGGTTGGAATGATTTCAACGACCCTTCTAGAGACCA gACTATCTTCTATGGAGAATATAACTGCTCAGGGTCAGGTGCTAACACAAACTTGAGGGCACCTTACGTAcagaaattaaatgaaacacAAGCTTCTGCTTTCctcaatattacttttatagATGGCGAGCAATGGTTGGAAACTTCTAAATAA
- the LOC106756782 gene encoding rhodanese-like domain-containing protein 9, chloroplastic, translated as MAGTGFYTSCLSSSSNLGACWLVLKTHNARALPGKLPGTGMRRLAIRAEVEFVNADKAKELVEVDGYAVLDVRDKNQFERAHIKSCSHVPLFIENKDNDPGTIIKRQLHNNFSGLFFGLPFTKPNPDFIQSVKTQFPPESKLLVVCQEGLRSAAAADKLEKAGYKNIASITSGLQTVKPGTFESVGSTELENAGKAGLVTIQGKISTVLGTILVCAYIFVTFFPDQAEKLFQLAPTG; from the exons ATGGCAGGAACTGGTTTCTACACCTCCTGTCTTTCCTCTTCCAG CAACTTAGGGGCATGTTGGTTGGTATTGAAAACTCACAATGCAAGGGCACTGCCAGGGAAACTACCTGGAACTGGAATGAGAAGATTGGCAATAAGAGCAGAAGTTGAATTTGTGAACGCTGACAAGGCGAAGGAACTTGTAGAAGTGGATGGGTATGCTGTTCTTGACGTGAGGGACAAGAATCAATTTGAACGAGCTCACATAAAATCTTGTAGTCATGTGCCtctttttattgaaaacaaaGACAATGATCCTG GTACTATTATCAAAAGGCAACTGCACAATAATTTTTCTGGGTTGTTCTTTGGGTTGCCATTCACTAAGCCAAATCCTGATTTTATACAATCTGTTAAGACCCAGTTTCCACCTGAAAGTAAACTCTTGGTTGTGTGCCAGGAAGGACTGAG GTCTGCTGCAGCAGCAGATAAGTTAGAGAAAGCTGGTTATAAAAATATAGCATCCATAACATCTGGCCTTCAAACCGTAAAACCAG GGACATTTGAGTCTGTAGGGTCCACAGAGTTGGAGAATGCAGGCAAAGCTGGTTTGGTGACAATCCAAGGAAAAATCTCAACTGTGTTGGGAACTATTCTTGTTT gTGCGTATATATTCGTTACATTCTTCCCTGATCAAGCAGAGAAGCTATTCCAATTGGCCCCTACAGGATAA
- the LOC106757397 gene encoding probable pectinesterase 8 isoform X2 has product MGPQSNLLSLLVALAAVFSSLYLINPIPQYLINALSPSSAYLGKPLSGNFQRHHKKHPDSGNTDSICDDFPPGIPPPDTSNTSYLCVDRKGCCNFTTVQAAVNAVPDFSVKRTIIWINSGMYYEKVMVPKTKPNITFQGQGYTSTAIAWNDTALSANGTFYSGSVQVFASNFIAKNISFMNLAPMPSPGAVGAQAVAIRVSGDQSEFKGCGFFGAQDTLHDDKGRHYFKDCYIQGSIDFIFGNARSLYVNCEIVSIANPVPVGQRSINGAVTAHGRVSGDENTGFAFVNSTVGGNGRIWLGRAWRPYSRVVFAFTSMSDIIAPEGLSSMENITAQGQVLTQT; this is encoded by the exons atggGTCCCCAAAGCAACCTTCTATCTCTTTTGGTTGCTCTGGCAGCAGTTTTTTCATCTTTGTATCTCATAAATCCAATTCCACAGTATCTCATAAATGCCTTGTCACCTTCATCTGCATACTTGGGAAAACCTTTATCAGGGAATTTCCAAAGACATCACAAGAAACACCCTGATAGTGGGAACACCGATTCTATTTGTGATGATTTTCCACCAGGAATTCCACCTCCAGATACCAGTAACACTTCGTATCTCTGTGTTGATCGAAAAGGGTGTTGTAATTTCACAACAGTACAAGCAGCCGTGAATGCAGTTCCAGATTTTAGTGTCAAAAGAACCATAATATGGATAAACAGTGGCATGTACTA TGAGAAGGTTATGGTGCCAAAAACAAAACCCAACATTACATTTCAAGGACAAGGCTATACTTCAACTGCAATTGCATGGAATGACACCGCATTATCCGCGAATGGAACGTTTTACAGTGGCTCTGTACAAGTTTTCGCCTCCAATTTCATTGCTAAGAACATAAGCTTCATG AATTTAGCACCAATGCCAAGTCCTGGAGCTGTAGGGGCACAAGCAGTAGCCATTAGAGTATCTGGAGATCAATCTGAATTTAAAGGCTGTGGATTCTTTGGAGCACAGGACACCCTTCATGATGATAAGGGTCGCCATTACTTCAAAGATTGCTATATTCAAGGCTCCATTGACTTCATATTCGGCAATGCAAGGTCCCTCTACGTG AACTGCGAAATAGTTTCTATAGCGAACCCTGTACCGGTGGGACAAAGGAGCATAAATGGCGCTGTTACAGCTCATGGTAGAGTTTCAGGTGATGAAAACACAGGGTTTGCATTTGTGAACAGTACAGTTGGAGGAAACGGTAGAATCTGGTTGGGTCGAGCATGGAGACCTTATTCTCGTGTTGTCTTTGCCTTCACATCAATGTCTGATATCATTGCTCCCGAAG gACTATCTTCTATGGAGAATATAACTGCTCAGGGTCAGGTGCTAACACAAACTTGA